In one window of Spirochaetaceae bacterium DNA:
- a CDS encoding PASTA domain-containing protein: MSSAPDRRRSGRGGFLFTVAVSALLVASGLVAFFVVVRGEEQTLVPDVIADDLLDALVLLQEKALAPRVEGRFSSDHPKWQVIEQDPQAGTLVKAGRPVLLVVSQGPIVDRVGHYVGRDLEEVRLELQTAFASYRALIKIREPVARITDPAPAGTILVQNPPADTPVVGEMMLELVVSKGPGGDLIELGDYVGRPALEVRDELAALNLPFVFRMRAAREGDPPGSIVSQSPPAGQEIPYSSIVQLEMTVPGEVEEGMVFGLVESSLPKYPILVDLKLEVITPGETRTVLQTKHPGGPIAIPYVEPEDGQLVLSMFGDEILTQPTR, from the coding sequence GTGAGTAGCGCGCCGGATCGCCGCCGTTCCGGTCGGGGCGGGTTCCTGTTCACCGTTGCGGTCAGCGCGCTGCTGGTGGCCAGCGGACTGGTAGCGTTCTTCGTCGTGGTGCGCGGAGAGGAGCAGACCCTGGTGCCCGACGTGATCGCCGACGACCTGCTCGATGCGCTGGTGTTGCTGCAGGAGAAGGCGTTGGCGCCCCGGGTGGAGGGACGGTTTTCCTCCGATCACCCGAAGTGGCAGGTTATCGAACAGGATCCGCAGGCCGGGACGCTGGTGAAGGCGGGCCGGCCCGTGCTGCTGGTGGTCAGCCAGGGTCCCATCGTCGACCGGGTCGGCCACTACGTCGGGCGCGACCTGGAGGAGGTGCGCCTGGAGCTGCAGACCGCGTTCGCCTCCTATCGGGCGCTGATCAAGATTCGCGAACCGGTGGCCCGGATCACCGACCCCGCGCCCGCGGGCACCATCCTGGTGCAGAACCCGCCCGCCGACACGCCGGTGGTGGGCGAGATGATGCTGGAACTGGTGGTGAGCAAGGGCCCGGGCGGAGACCTGATCGAACTGGGCGACTACGTGGGGCGGCCCGCATTGGAGGTGCGCGACGAGCTGGCCGCGCTCAACCTGCCGTTCGTGTTCCGGATGCGGGCGGCGCGCGAAGGCGACCCGCCCGGCAGCATCGTCTCGCAGTCGCCGCCGGCAGGCCAGGAGATACCCTACAGCTCCATTGTGCAACTGGAGATGACGGTGCCCGGCGAGGTCGAGGAGGGGATGGTGTTCGGCCTGGTGGAGTCTTCGCTGCCGAAGTACCCCATCCTGGTGGACCTGAAGCTGGAGGTGATCACTCCGGGAGAGACGCGCACGGTACTGCAGACCAAACACCCCGGCGGCCCGATCGCCATTCCGTACGTGGAGCCGGAGGACGGGCAACTCGTGCTGTCGATGTTCGGCGACGAGATCCTGACGCAGCCGACCCGGTAG
- the fmt gene encoding methionyl-tRNA formyltransferase — MRIVFAGTPEFAVPAFDVLAREELCAVLTAPDRPAGRRGTPQAPPVKRRAAERGLPVLQPDRIGRSFSAELSALQPDLLVAVAYGKIFRPYFLDLFPRGGVNVHPSLLPELRGPAPIPAAILAGMERTGVTVQRLAAAVDAGDILVQREVALRPTDTSASLATRLARIGAELLREAVDAIAAGRERARPQDESAATWCGLLAKEQGRIDWRQPATAIERAVRAYQPWPRAYTTWSGRGLTILAAAPAESGTALPAGAPGEVVAVDKRRGILVRAGRQGLWVRELQLHGKKPLHWQAFANGHPGIAGARLGE; from the coding sequence GTGCGTATCGTGTTTGCCGGCACGCCGGAATTCGCCGTCCCGGCGTTCGATGTCCTCGCCCGCGAAGAGCTGTGTGCCGTCCTGACCGCCCCCGACCGGCCCGCCGGGCGGCGCGGCACGCCGCAGGCGCCGCCGGTGAAGCGGCGCGCCGCCGAACGCGGGCTGCCGGTGCTGCAGCCGGACCGCATCGGTCGCTCGTTCAGTGCCGAGCTCTCCGCGCTGCAGCCCGACCTCCTGGTGGCAGTGGCGTATGGCAAGATCTTCCGTCCCTACTTCCTGGACCTGTTCCCCCGCGGCGGCGTCAACGTGCATCCGTCGCTGCTCCCGGAGCTGCGCGGTCCCGCGCCCATTCCCGCGGCCATTCTCGCCGGCATGGAGCGTACCGGCGTCACGGTGCAGCGCCTGGCCGCCGCGGTGGACGCGGGCGACATACTCGTGCAGCGCGAGGTCGCGTTGCGGCCGACCGACACCAGCGCGTCGCTGGCGACGCGGCTGGCGCGCATCGGCGCGGAACTCCTGCGCGAGGCGGTGGACGCGATAGCCGCGGGACGCGAGAGGGCGCGTCCGCAGGACGAGTCGGCGGCGACCTGGTGCGGACTGCTGGCCAAGGAACAGGGGCGGATCGACTGGCGGCAGCCGGCGACGGCGATCGAGCGGGCGGTGCGCGCGTACCAGCCGTGGCCGCGGGCGTACACCACCTGGTCGGGCCGCGGGCTGACCATCCTGGCGGCGGCGCCCGCCGAGAGTGGTACGGCGCTGCCCGCCGGTGCGCCGGGCGAGGTGGTGGCCGTGGACAAGCGGCGCGGTATCCTGGTGCGCGCCGGGCGGCAGGGCCTGTGGGTGCGGGAATTGCAGCTCCACGGCAAGAAGCCGCTGCACTGGCAGGCATTCGCCAACGGCCATCCCGGCATCGCCGGTGCACGGCTCGGTGAGTAG
- the def gene encoding peptide deformylase — MLEVVTLGHPALRRRADPVPEVTPELRRLADDMLAVMKHHEGIGLAATQVNRMVRLFVTRAPEDRERVFINPEIVRTGIEIESREEGCLSIPGPRADVERPAHVRVQARNRRGRLFSLEAEGMLARVIQHELDHLNGTLFIDHLSDEERERVCREYAEGAEASVEDAD, encoded by the coding sequence ATGCTTGAAGTTGTCACGCTTGGCCATCCGGCGCTCCGCCGGCGTGCCGATCCGGTGCCGGAGGTGACTCCCGAGTTGCGCCGCCTCGCCGACGACATGCTGGCCGTGATGAAGCACCATGAAGGCATCGGTCTCGCCGCGACCCAGGTGAACCGGATGGTGCGGCTGTTCGTGACCCGGGCGCCCGAAGATCGCGAACGGGTATTCATCAACCCCGAGATCGTCCGCACCGGCATCGAGATCGAGAGCCGCGAAGAAGGCTGCCTGAGTATCCCCGGTCCGCGCGCCGACGTGGAGCGGCCGGCCCATGTCCGCGTGCAGGCGCGCAACCGGCGCGGGCGGTTGTTTTCCCTGGAGGCCGAGGGGATGCTCGCGCGCGTGATCCAGCACGAACTCGATCATCTGAACGGCACCTTGTTCATTGACCACCTCAGCGACGAGGAACGCGAGCGGGTGTGCCGGGAGTACGCCGAGGGCGCGGAGGCGAGTGTCGAGGACGCTGACTGA
- the priA gene encoding primosomal protein N', which produces MPRYLQVAFNLPVQQSFTYLDLDDGETTSGVRVVAPFGRRRVTGFVVGTPRLPPAGVELRAIARRVDAQPVFDDALLDLARWVADTYLCAVGEALAAMIPSGRREVLPDDGGGAVERWRDHTLTEEQEHAVAALTAPDARHAAGGAQPPRFYLRGVTGSGKTAVFMAAAKRVVAAGRGVIYLVPEIALTHQVVDQFGDVFGDRVAVIHSALTPSQRLQQWTRIRRGAARVVIGARSAVFAPLRNLGLLVIDEEHETSYKAGATPRYHARQVAMHRCSSEGATLVMGSATPSLEALHHMRRGVLRRLDLTRRPGGARMPSVEVVEMKGRPGPLSERLVDEIRSAAAAGRQSILFLNRRGFSYFFHCRSCGFEMRCVRCSVSLTYHKASRVMLCHYCGYRTAPLRVCPECASLDIGYGGFGTQRVEEELAAALPGVRVQRLDTDALRDRGELRDVLSRFRSGAVDVLVGTQMVAKGLNFPAVRLVGIINADTGLHLPDFRAAERTFNLIVQVAGRAGRSLPDGRVLVQTYQADRPAIRLAVEGRSDEFYRREIATRRDTGFPPFARLIRLVFRSRSKQRAHAAATSFSEHLERGRGAAADGEMLGPVECPIERIAGSYRFHLLLRHRTIGPLHRWVKRAWLTFKSPAGTHLEIDVDPTSVL; this is translated from the coding sequence GTGCCCCGCTACCTGCAGGTTGCGTTCAACCTTCCCGTGCAACAGTCGTTCACCTATCTCGACCTGGACGACGGCGAAACCACCAGTGGCGTGCGCGTCGTGGCTCCATTCGGCAGGCGACGGGTCACCGGCTTCGTGGTGGGCACGCCGCGCCTCCCTCCGGCCGGCGTGGAGTTGCGCGCCATAGCGCGCCGCGTCGACGCGCAGCCGGTGTTCGACGACGCGCTGCTGGACCTGGCCCGGTGGGTGGCGGACACCTACCTGTGCGCGGTCGGCGAGGCGCTGGCGGCCATGATTCCCTCCGGGCGGCGCGAGGTCCTGCCCGACGACGGCGGCGGAGCGGTCGAACGGTGGCGGGACCATACGCTGACCGAGGAGCAGGAGCACGCGGTGGCGGCGCTGACGGCGCCGGACGCCCGGCATGCCGCCGGCGGCGCGCAGCCGCCGCGCTTCTACCTGCGCGGTGTGACCGGATCCGGCAAGACGGCGGTATTCATGGCCGCCGCGAAGCGCGTGGTGGCGGCCGGACGCGGCGTGATCTACCTGGTGCCGGAGATCGCCCTGACCCACCAGGTGGTGGATCAGTTCGGCGACGTGTTCGGCGACCGGGTGGCGGTGATCCACTCCGCACTCACGCCGTCGCAGCGGCTGCAGCAGTGGACCCGCATCCGCCGCGGCGCGGCACGCGTGGTGATCGGGGCGCGCAGCGCGGTGTTCGCACCACTGCGCAACCTCGGGCTGCTGGTGATCGACGAGGAGCATGAGACCTCCTACAAGGCGGGCGCCACGCCGCGCTACCACGCCCGCCAGGTGGCGATGCACCGCTGTTCCTCCGAGGGCGCCACCCTGGTGATGGGCAGCGCGACGCCGTCGCTGGAGGCGCTGCACCACATGCGGCGCGGCGTGCTGCGCCGCCTTGACCTGACCCGCCGGCCGGGCGGGGCGCGCATGCCGTCGGTCGAGGTGGTGGAGATGAAGGGCCGCCCGGGTCCGCTGTCGGAGCGGCTGGTGGACGAGATCCGCTCGGCGGCGGCGGCCGGACGCCAGTCGATCCTGTTTCTGAACCGGCGCGGGTTCTCCTACTTCTTTCACTGCCGGAGCTGCGGCTTCGAGATGCGTTGCGTGCGCTGCTCGGTGAGCCTCACCTATCACAAGGCGAGCCGCGTGATGCTGTGCCACTACTGCGGCTACCGGACAGCGCCACTGCGCGTGTGTCCGGAGTGCGCCTCGCTGGACATCGGCTACGGCGGATTCGGCACGCAGCGGGTCGAAGAGGAGCTGGCCGCGGCGCTGCCGGGAGTGCGCGTGCAGCGCCTGGACACCGACGCGTTGCGCGACCGGGGCGAACTGCGCGACGTGCTCAGCCGGTTTCGCAGCGGCGCGGTGGACGTGCTGGTCGGCACCCAGATGGTGGCCAAGGGGCTCAACTTCCCCGCCGTCCGGCTGGTCGGCATCATCAACGCCGACACCGGCCTGCACCTGCCCGACTTCCGCGCCGCCGAGCGTACCTTCAACCTGATCGTGCAGGTCGCCGGCCGCGCCGGGCGCTCGCTGCCCGACGGCCGCGTGCTGGTGCAGACGTACCAGGCGGACCGTCCCGCCATCCGGCTGGCGGTGGAGGGACGCAGCGACGAGTTCTACCGGCGCGAGATCGCCACGCGCCGCGACACCGGGTTCCCGCCGTTCGCCCGCCTCATCCGGCTGGTGTTCCGGTCGCGCAGCAAGCAGCGCGCGCATGCCGCGGCCACCAGCTTCTCCGAGCACCTGGAACGTGGCCGCGGCGCGGCCGCGGATGGCGAGATGCTCGGTCCGGTAGAGTGCCCGATCGAGCGCATTGCCGGCAGCTACCGGTTCCACCTGCTGCTGCGCCATCGCACCATCGGCCCGCTGCACCGGTGGGTGAAGCGCGCGTGGCTCACCTTCAAATCACCCGCCGGCACCCACCTGGAGATCGACGTGGATCCGACGTCGGTGCTGTAG
- a CDS encoding uracil-DNA glycosylase has protein sequence MTLDQRYWRLLSLIEDYYTGGERTVGDPPPVRFPTRKTAPAPAPAAEVARADSLDAVAGEVAACRACGLCEGRTRTVPGEGAAQPLVLVVGEGPGYDEDRTGRPFVGRAGEYLDRWLEAIELRRTDNCFITNVVKCRPPHNRDPAGDESQACLPFLQRQMRLLAPRAILTVGRIAGQLLTGQAATMAALRLRTHSYRIPGLAHPVPLVATYHPSGVLRNQSLRRAVWDDLRRLQHLLAEPGAPASGTGTAAHATDRASAPPGDG, from the coding sequence ATGACGCTTGACCAGCGCTACTGGCGCCTGCTGAGTCTGATCGAGGACTACTATACCGGCGGCGAACGCACGGTGGGCGATCCGCCGCCGGTGCGGTTCCCGACCCGGAAAACGGCGCCTGCGCCGGCGCCGGCCGCGGAGGTCGCGCGCGCAGACAGCCTGGACGCGGTGGCCGGCGAGGTCGCGGCCTGCCGCGCGTGCGGGCTGTGCGAAGGGCGCACGCGCACGGTGCCGGGAGAGGGGGCGGCGCAGCCCTTGGTGCTGGTGGTCGGCGAGGGGCCGGGCTACGACGAGGATCGCACCGGCAGGCCGTTCGTGGGCCGGGCCGGGGAGTACCTGGACCGCTGGCTGGAGGCGATCGAGTTGAGGCGCACCGACAACTGCTTCATTACCAACGTGGTGAAGTGCCGGCCGCCGCACAACCGCGATCCCGCCGGCGACGAGTCGCAGGCCTGCCTGCCGTTCCTGCAGCGCCAGATGCGGCTGCTCGCACCGCGCGCCATACTGACCGTCGGCCGGATCGCGGGCCAATTGCTCACCGGGCAGGCCGCCACGATGGCCGCGTTGCGTCTGCGGACCCACTCCTACCGGATTCCCGGGCTGGCGCACCCCGTACCGCTGGTAGCGACCTACCACCCGAGCGGCGTGCTGCGCAACCAGTCGCTGCGGCGTGCGGTGTGGGACGACCTGCGCCGCCTGCAGCACCTGCTTGCCGAACCCGGCGCACCCGCCTCCGGAACGGGAACCGCGGCGCACGCCACCGACCGCGCGTCCGCGCCGCCCGGCGACGGCTGA
- the truA gene encoding tRNA pseudouridine(38-40) synthase TruA has translation MKLTLAYDGTDFAGWQVQNEERTVQGVLEAALARMLDRPVRVRAAGRTDSGVHATGQVANFSAPMTFPAERWAVAINSYLPPDVRVLAACPVAARFDARRSALARGYRYQLLCGGVGLPHLRRYCYHVRQRLDLRQLNRAAGFLVGEHDFTVFAAARDPSPSKVRRVISASFHPSPPYVVFQIVATSFLWKMVRSVVGTLLELAAMDAPASDVRRLIAGRRRAEVGRTAPARGLFLERVWYPPLTPDP, from the coding sequence GTGAAGCTCACCCTGGCCTACGACGGCACCGACTTCGCCGGCTGGCAGGTGCAGAACGAGGAACGCACCGTCCAGGGCGTGCTGGAGGCGGCCCTGGCGCGGATGCTGGACCGCCCGGTGCGCGTGCGGGCGGCCGGGCGCACCGACTCGGGAGTACATGCGACCGGCCAGGTGGCAAACTTCAGCGCCCCGATGACGTTTCCTGCCGAGCGCTGGGCGGTGGCCATCAACTCCTACCTGCCGCCGGACGTGCGCGTGCTCGCGGCGTGTCCCGTTGCGGCACGGTTCGACGCGCGTCGCAGCGCGCTGGCGCGCGGCTATCGCTACCAGTTGCTGTGCGGCGGCGTCGGGCTTCCGCACCTGCGCCGCTACTGCTACCACGTTCGCCAACGGCTCGATCTCCGTCAACTGAACCGGGCCGCCGGATTTCTGGTCGGCGAACATGACTTCACGGTGTTCGCGGCAGCCAGGGATCCGAGCCCGAGCAAGGTTCGACGGGTGATCAGCGCCTCGTTCCACCCATCGCCTCCGTACGTGGTGTTCCAAATCGTCGCCACCTCGTTCCTGTGGAAGATGGTGCGCAGCGTCGTGGGCACGCTGCTGGAGCTGGCCGCCATGGACGCTCCCGCCAGCGACGTGCGCAGGCTGATCGCGGGCCGGCGCCGCGCCGAGGTGGGCCGGACGGCGCCGGCGCGCGGCCTGTTCCTGGAGCGCGTGTGGTATCCTCCCCTTACTCCCGACCCATGA